A region from the Phycisphaerales bacterium genome encodes:
- a CDS encoding PCRF domain-containing protein produces the protein MPEPAADFPIAELSRLAPSVPLRAFEHLRDLADEEARLSRDLEDPAIASDHKRVRDLAQRRGTIARLVDDARATANLAREAAELRAAIASGADKDFAALAAEELPTVEARAKESLDAVLAQLVTADDSQVASVILEIRAGTGGDEASLWASDLLQMYEKLATRRGWKIETMELSSEAGVGGVRAAVLAVKGEGVFSDLHFEAGVHSVKRVPATEAAGRIHTSTATVAVLAEPEEVDVKIDWQNDVEENVTTSQGPGGQNVNKVATAVQLRHKPTGIQIRMQESKSQHQNREKARRLLMAKLFEIEKRRQQEARAAARAAQIGDAGGGGRSDKIRTYRWKEGIVADERLPGEYALRDVMAGDLDRLLHDLHERETARRLEAL, from the coding sequence ATGCCCGAGCCTGCCGCCGATTTTCCGATTGCCGAGTTGTCGCGCCTCGCGCCGAGCGTCCCGCTTCGGGCATTCGAGCACCTGCGCGATCTCGCCGACGAGGAGGCACGCCTCTCGCGCGACCTCGAGGACCCGGCGATCGCCTCCGACCACAAGCGCGTCCGAGACCTCGCCCAGCGCCGCGGCACGATCGCCCGCCTCGTGGACGACGCCCGCGCCACGGCCAATCTCGCGAGAGAGGCCGCCGAACTCCGCGCCGCGATCGCGTCGGGCGCCGACAAGGACTTCGCCGCCCTCGCCGCCGAGGAACTCCCCACCGTCGAGGCCCGCGCCAAGGAATCCCTCGACGCCGTCCTCGCTCAACTCGTCACCGCCGACGATTCGCAGGTCGCCTCGGTCATCCTCGAGATTCGCGCGGGCACCGGCGGCGATGAGGCCAGCCTCTGGGCCAGCGACCTCCTGCAGATGTACGAGAAACTCGCCACGCGCCGCGGTTGGAAGATCGAGACCATGGAACTCTCGAGCGAGGCTGGCGTGGGGGGTGTCCGAGCCGCCGTATTGGCGGTGAAGGGCGAGGGCGTCTTCTCGGATCTCCACTTCGAGGCGGGCGTGCACAGCGTGAAGCGCGTCCCCGCGACCGAGGCCGCGGGACGCATCCACACCTCGACCGCCACCGTCGCCGTCCTCGCCGAGCCGGAGGAAGTCGATGTCAAGATCGACTGGCAGAACGACGTCGAGGAGAATGTCACAACCTCCCAGGGCCCCGGCGGGCAGAACGTGAACAAGGTCGCGACCGCCGTCCAACTCCGCCACAAGCCCACCGGCATCCAGATCCGCATGCAGGAGAGCAAGAGCCAGCACCAGAACCGCGAGAAGGCCCGGCGACTCCTCATGGCCAAACTCTTCGAGATCGAGAAGCGCCGCCAGCAGGAGGCCCGCGCCGCGGCCCGCGCCGCCCAGATCGGTGACGCCGGCGGCGGCGGCCGCAGCGACAAGATCCGCACCTATCGCTGGAAAGAGGGCATCGTCGCCGACGAACGCCTCCCCGGCGAGTACGCCCTGCGCGACGTGATGGCCGGCGACCTCGACCGACTTCTGCACGACCTCCACGAGCGCGAGACCGCCCGCCGCCTCGAGGCGCTCTGA
- a CDS encoding DUF3568 family protein: MRPTMSAARPTTPTTPSARLAPLMLCSAILGLSALTLVSLSGCVALVAGAVAGAGAYAYSEGKLESTLNAPLDRSYAAARRAISDLEFTETSAKKDALEGVVEARTAGNDTVTITLKALAVEGGDPSKSTTTKCSIRIGTFGDEKKSITILDAIKKGL, encoded by the coding sequence ATGCGTCCGACTATGTCTGCCGCCCGCCCCACCACCCCCACCACCCCCTCCGCCCGTCTCGCCCCCCTGATGTTGTGCTCGGCCATCCTCGGCCTCTCTGCCCTGACGCTGGTTTCCCTCTCCGGCTGCGTCGCGCTCGTCGCGGGGGCCGTCGCGGGGGCGGGGGCCTACGCCTATTCCGAGGGGAAACTCGAATCGACGCTGAACGCGCCCCTCGATCGTTCCTATGCCGCCGCGCGTCGCGCCATCTCCGACCTCGAGTTCACCGAGACGAGCGCGAAGAAGGACGCCCTCGAGGGCGTCGTCGAGGCCAGGACCGCCGGCAACGACACCGTGACCATCACCCTCAAGGCCCTCGCCGTCGAGGGTGGTGATCCGTCAAAGAGCACGACCACCAAGTGCTCCATCCGCATCGGGACCTTCGGCGACGAGAAGAAATCGATCACCATCCTCGACGCGATCAAGAAGGGGCTGTGA
- a CDS encoding PEP-CTERM sorting domain-containing protein → MTKNTNGVGVRAAMAVAALVLTAGAANAAIVYSTDFNAPTYGDAALVGQDGWLQTGTVATNPLMVANTGTNGNVFMTTGQDANHPFAAITTDSVLLSADIVVSTASTAGDYFLHLSDGGTSAFNARIYVKSDGAGGFVMAMGTAAGAVVYGTTPLTFGTPYRITARYDFVSGLANDTGELFVDPAGGFPLPATTSYALATTVGTDATTIAAVNLRQGSATNAPGVTVDNIVVEAVPAPGAIALLGLGGLVASRRRRA, encoded by the coding sequence ATGACGAAGAACACGAACGGTGTGGGCGTGCGCGCGGCGATGGCCGTCGCGGCCCTGGTTCTCACGGCGGGTGCGGCGAACGCGGCCATCGTGTACTCCACGGACTTCAACGCCCCGACGTACGGCGACGCCGCCCTTGTCGGGCAGGACGGCTGGCTGCAGACGGGCACGGTCGCGACCAACCCGCTCATGGTCGCCAACACCGGCACCAATGGCAACGTCTTCATGACGACCGGGCAGGACGCGAACCACCCCTTCGCCGCCATCACCACCGATAGCGTCCTCCTCTCGGCGGACATCGTGGTGAGCACGGCCTCGACCGCGGGTGACTACTTCCTGCACCTTTCCGACGGCGGCACGAGCGCCTTCAACGCCCGCATTTATGTCAAGTCCGACGGGGCCGGCGGGTTCGTGATGGCCATGGGCACCGCGGCCGGCGCGGTGGTCTATGGGACGACGCCCCTCACCTTCGGCACGCCGTACCGCATCACCGCCCGCTACGACTTTGTGAGCGGCCTGGCCAATGACACGGGCGAGTTGTTCGTCGATCCCGCGGGCGGATTCCCCCTCCCCGCGACGACGTCCTATGCCCTCGCCACGACCGTCGGCACCGACGCGACGACCATCGCCGCGGTCAACCTCCGCCAGGGCTCGGCGACCAACGCCCCCGGCGTGACGGTCGACAACATCGTCGTCGAGGCGGTCCCCGCTCCGGGCGCGATCGCGCTCCTGGGTCTTGGTGGACTCGTCGCCTCGCGTCGCCGCCGCGCCTGA